A single region of the uncultured Flavobacterium sp. genome encodes:
- a CDS encoding voltage-gated chloride channel family protein, with the protein MTSQNPKQILLTIFKWILICVLIGILSGSASAFFLVSLEWVTQFRIHHDWIIWFLPFGGLLVGLSYYYWGESVVKGNNLLLEEYEKPKKVIPFKMAPLVLLGTLLTHLFGGSAGREGTAVQMGGAIAHQFAKLFNLDHSERKILIILGISAGFASVFGTPLAGAIFALEVLYFSKINLKSIVLSFLVAYAAYFTVEFWQIKHTHYSIPVVPEISIPTIACVIIIGTLSGFSALLFSRNIHFWSSLFSKNIKYPPLRPFIGGIVLAIAIAGFGFTKFSGLGVPVIVDSFSNANPWYDFLLKILFTGFTLGAGFKGGEVTPLFFIGATLGSALSLIIPLPIAFLAGLGFVAVFSGATHTPIACTIMGMELFGIGPGVFIAIACTIAYFSSGPVGIYKSQIVKGAKHKFYQKWL; encoded by the coding sequence ATGACTTCTCAAAACCCAAAACAAATACTTCTGACAATTTTCAAATGGATCTTGATCTGTGTTTTGATAGGTATTTTGTCCGGATCTGCATCGGCATTTTTCTTAGTTTCGCTGGAATGGGTTACACAATTTAGAATTCACCACGATTGGATTATATGGTTTTTGCCTTTTGGCGGATTATTAGTTGGATTGAGTTATTATTATTGGGGAGAATCTGTTGTAAAAGGCAATAATTTATTGCTCGAAGAATACGAAAAACCCAAGAAAGTTATTCCGTTTAAAATGGCTCCTTTAGTACTTTTAGGAACCTTACTTACACATTTATTTGGAGGTTCTGCTGGTCGCGAAGGTACAGCAGTACAAATGGGCGGTGCAATTGCTCATCAATTTGCAAAGCTTTTTAATTTAGACCATTCAGAAAGAAAGATTCTGATTATCCTCGGAATCAGTGCCGGTTTTGCTTCCGTTTTTGGAACTCCGTTGGCGGGTGCCATTTTTGCTTTAGAAGTTTTATATTTTAGCAAAATCAATCTCAAAAGTATTGTTTTATCCTTTCTCGTAGCTTATGCAGCCTATTTTACTGTAGAATTTTGGCAAATAAAACATACACATTATTCTATTCCGGTTGTTCCGGAAATTAGTATTCCAACTATTGCTTGTGTAATTATAATTGGCACTTTATCTGGTTTTTCCGCTTTGTTATTCTCGAGAAATATTCATTTTTGGAGTTCTCTTTTCTCAAAAAATATAAAATATCCACCGTTGCGTCCTTTTATTGGCGGAATTGTTCTTGCCATCGCAATTGCAGGTTTTGGGTTTACAAAATTTTCCGGATTAGGGGTTCCTGTAATTGTTGATTCCTTTTCGAATGCAAATCCCTGGTATGACTTTTTACTTAAAATACTATTCACAGGTTTTACCTTAGGAGCAGGTTTTAAAGGTGGCGAAGTGACTCCGTTATTCTTTATTGGTGCAACTTTAGGAAGCGCTTTATCCTTAATAATTCCATTGCCAATTGCCTTTTTAGCCGGATTAGGATTTGTCGCTGTGTTTTCGGGCGCAACCCACACACCTATCGCCTGCACGATTATGGGCATGGAATTATTCGGAATTGGACCCGGCGTTTTCATCGCAATTGCCTGTACAATTGCTTATTTTTCATCAGGCCCCGTTGGTATTTAT